Within the Medicago truncatula cultivar Jemalong A17 chromosome 4, MtrunA17r5.0-ANR, whole genome shotgun sequence genome, the region AGGATTTGATGCAACATGCAACCGGAGTAAGCAAAGGTTCAGCAAACAGAAACGCCAAACAAAAGGCAAACCACCTCGCTCTGGCAAAGTATTTGGAGACCGACCTAGTAAATGAAGCAGACCAAATACCTCCCCCGGCTTTGGCCGAAGCTGTCAACCAACCTGTACCGCAGGTTGAGAATTATGTCTGGCCATGGACAGGCATAATCGTTAACATTAAGAGCAACTTTAACGATTCTGGATACTGGCTAAAGGAATTTGCCAAGTACAGACCATTGGATGTCCATGTATTCTTCATGGATGGTGACACTCAGGCTGTAGTAGACTTCAACAATGACTGGAATGGTTTCATGAATGCAAGTGAATTTGAGAAATCCTTTGAAACTAAACATCATGGGAAGAAGGACTGGAATTCAAAGGACATGCAGGCCAGTTCAGACATTTATGGATGGGTTGCACGTGAAGATGATTATAATTGTGGAGGGCCAATCGGGGAGTACCTTCGGAACAAAGGAAGGCTGAGAACAGTTTCAGATATTGTTCAAGAAGCATCTGAAAGCAGAAATAGCATTGTGGAAAACCTGGCCAATGAAATTGACATTACAAATGAAAACCTCAACAAAATGCAGTATAAGTATAATGAGAAGACCATGTCCTTAAGTAGGATGCTGGAGGAGAAAGACAGGCTTCACAATGCTTTTGTTGAAGGTTTGTATAATGTCTGTTAGAATCTGATTTTGCCTTATTGTATGTAAAGGCTGTGTGCTTCATGTTTGGCCATGTATTTTTTTCTATTCTTGTATGATCATTGAAGCAGAAGAGTAGAAAAAAACTTATAGGTTTTAATGCTACAAAAATGTCtgtctcacttttttatttttattttattattagagTCAAGGAGTATGCAGCGTAAAGCCCGTGAGGAGGTACGAAGGATCTTGGAAGAACAAGAAAAGTTGCGTAATGAATTGGATGAAAAAATGCGGAAGCTTGATACCTGGAGCAGAGATCTAAATAAGCGTGAGGTACTAACTGATCAAGAGAGGCAGAAACTGGAAGAGGACAAGAAGAAGGtatatattgcatttttcaATTAGTatttgcacattttaaatattttttgttgctgGTCATAACTCATACGTTCTTATCTACCATTGTCCTTGCAAAAAATTAGACCTGTCTTTGTCGATGGTAACCGATGTCCTTGGTTGCTCTTGATTTGCGTAACAAAGTACTTTATTTTGATCCTATTGACTCCCTTTAAGTGAATCCCAACTTTTATTGGCCTTCCACCATCTGCTAATTGGACCGAGAGTCTATATGCCAATAGCTTTTGATTATTGTGAGGAAATATCAATGTATACTATATatatggttttattttttttacaaatatatggTTTTAGTTTTAACTACCTCATTTATGTCGAAATTTCGTTATAAAGATTTGTAGTTTCATATGATCTATGAAATATTAGTGCgcattttttcatttgaaaaatcatcctctttttttggattaaaaaatcatctttcaaaatccataaaaaaCCACATCTGCCCGATGTGTTTCTTTCATCCCACTTTCTAATCTCTACTTGCTTGATGTGCCTCAAGACTTTAAAATCATCAGCATGTATGTGTACTTCCTCAAGATTCAAATATTACTTCTTTGTCCTTCTAGAAAGACTCGAGGAACGAATCACTCTTGTTGGCTTCAAAGGAGCAGAAGATAGCTGATGAGAATGTATTCAGGCTTGTTGAAGAGCAAAAGGTTTGCCCTCTATTTACTCTCGTTTATAAAAAGACAACACTACAACAgcgtatgtttttttttaatcacttaTCAATGTTATCATCCATTGCGAGTGTCTTCTGCTgatttggatttccaaactaccagagagaaaaagaagaggcCTTAAACAAGATCCTTCAATTGGAAAAGCAACTAGATGCCAAGCAAAAATTAGAAATGGAGATTGAGGAACTAAAAGGGAAATTGCAAGTTATGAAACATCTTGGAGATCAAGATGATGAAgctattaagaaaaaaatggaagaaatgagTACTGAATTGGCAGACAAAATAGAAAGCTTGGAGGATATGGAGTCTATGAATCAAACCCTCATTGTCAAGGAGCGCCAGAGCAATGATGAACTGCAGGAAGCTCGTAAAGAGTTGATAAAGGTATGATCTCATTTactttatctcattttttttaattctatataaaaagaaatgttACTCATACTTGTTGCATCCTTTTAACCTTTATCTTCTTGTATTCTTAACTATAACCAACTAACAAGTTGCATAGATTTCTTCATGCTAAGTTATAAAGTACCCGCGTGAAGATCATCTCTACCTTTCTTTAGGAAAtaagaattttgatattttgttgttCTGCTGTGAATATATTGTGGAGACTAAAGTTGTTCCCCCtcatttatctctctctctctctctaatttcTATTGTTTTAGGGGTTAAATGAAATGCTGACGGGTATTAATAAAACTAATATTGGGACGAAAAGAATGGGAGACCTTGATGAGAAGGTTTTTGTGCAAGTCTGCAAGAAAAGATTTGTTTCTCAAGAAGAAGCTGGGATGAAGGCCATGGAGCTTTGCTCTGTTTGGCAGGAGAATGTGAAAAATTCAGCATGGCACCCTTTTAAAGTGGTCAGAGTGAATGATACCCATGAGGTATGTACCATAAAGACATGCTCTGTGTTTTTGAAGTAGCTATGCTTCAATGTAGAAATAGTATAGTAATTAACACGGTAATACTGTTATATTGACACAGTCAGTTATAAATGAGGAAGATGAGAAATTAAAAAAGCTCAAGCAGGAATGGGGAGATGAGATATATTCAGCTGTTGAAACAGCCTTGAAAGAAGTAAATGAATACAACCCAAGTGGTGGGTATTCTGTACATGAGCTATGGAACTTCAAGGAACAGAGGAAGGCAACACTAAAAGAAGTTATTACTTATATCGTGGAACATATGAAGCAACTTAAGCGCAAGAGAGGATAGGCGAAAGGTATGTTTCAGAATTTCAGCTGAGCTCTTGTTCAGCATTGCATTGATTTTTCATTGATAGCTTCACATACTAAAATAGTAATTTGGAAAGAATGACATGGTAACCCAGTTGCATTCATAGGCACATGTAACAACTTTTAGACTCTTGTCAGGGGCAGCATTAAATAATATACTAATTTAGGTTTATATTGAAAGTCGTCTAATATCTAATTAGTTAATAGCTTAATAGTGCATTTTAATTCAATACAACAATCTACTctacggttttttttttttatgaacaatgAAATGATTGGTTCCCATAAATGAGTCAAGGGTGTGACTTGGTTCAGTTTATTCACACTCTATTCTGTAGTATCTATTTGGCAATAGTTTAAGTAGTTTATAAGTTAAACTAGTAGCTAATAGACTATAGTTGAAAGTTTATAAATGAAAAGCTAGTTGATTGATATTCAAGTGGTTGTTAAAATTAGTAAGCGAGCTAACTGATCaacataaaatgacataaaagataTTTGTTGTAAGCTTTACCAAGAGTAACCACAAACTAATTTACAAGTTTGTCAAATAAGATAAGTCTATGTCAAACAAACTCAAGCTTCACACCTGACCTATGTTGATGCTCCTGTGCTATGCAATCACTGCATCAAAAGGTATTTGGTTTGTTAGACCTTGAGCCTTTCAATTGTTCCTGTCTATCATGgataattttgaaaagcaaatgATGGAAAATCAAACAATGACTGATATAATGCACCCCGTTCCATATTCTTGAGTCTACCAATGGAAATCGttgtatcaaaaaaataaatgctttcTTAGAGaaagcatttattttttgatttctgTATTATTTTGTATTCTTTAATTTccaaattaaaggaaaaaacaaatttccgaattacaaataaaaaaagagagaattgattctcaatttatattaaaaaaattagaaattgatACATAGGCTAGGACGGAGTATTCGCTATTCATCTTTGACCTAGTCACGTAGGATCAGGATCAACTAAAGAGCTAGCCTGCCATGCACCCTTGCTTCAGGCCAGTAATCCACTATCTTATGAAAGACCTATTTATGATTAAAGGATGAGAGATTTCGAACCTGAAGCTTGAAATAGGAGTAAAGGGTCTTGTTCAGAAAGGAAAAGTTTCTGATATTATAATTGTGCAAGTGCTCCTTTCAATTCGGTTAATATGCTTGTTAAATTCTGACCTAGTTTATCTTAGCTTTGCAGGGGGAGAAGTACATCTTATCTCATGGCGAGTTGGAAAAGTAGGATCAATTTCATGGGAATGTAGTGCTGTACTTTGGATAGctataaatatattatgagtAAGTTAGAAGTAGGACCTTTTTGTGGACTTCAGACTTTAGTGAGTCAGTGGCGGAGcgagaaaaaaaagttagggtgggccactaaaattaaccgttgaaaaattgtttaaagcctcgcaaaatagacctataattgaattgtttaaatttttcgggtggacTACTACACCACTTTGCGGGAATTTGAatcaaccgaaacctaaaaccgacataaaaatgtataaaatctcgaaaatagacctataattgaattatttaaattttttgggtgggccactacaccactttgcgggaatttggatcaatcaaaatctaaaaccgacacaaaattgtataaaatcttgcaaaatagacctataatcgttgattttttaattttttcggaTGGGCCAcgcccatgaagggctccgccactgtgAGCTGTTTTATCTATTGTGGATTATTAATATTTTGACTGTCAGTTCTACCAT harbors:
- the LOC11440090 gene encoding factor of DNA methylation 1, translating into MDYSSEEESDISESEIEEYSDKPYKELKDGKYKVKNLNGTLRCPYCAGKKKQEFKYKDLMQHATGVSKGSANRNAKQKANHLALAKYLETDLVNEADQIPPPALAEAVNQPVPQVENYVWPWTGIIVNIKSNFNDSGYWLKEFAKYRPLDVHVFFMDGDTQAVVDFNNDWNGFMNASEFEKSFETKHHGKKDWNSKDMQASSDIYGWVAREDDYNCGGPIGEYLRNKGRLRTVSDIVQEASESRNSIVENLANEIDITNENLNKMQYKYNEKTMSLSRMLEEKDRLHNAFVEESRSMQRKAREEVRRILEEQEKLRNELDEKMRKLDTWSRDLNKREVLTDQERQKLEEDKKKKDSRNESLLLASKEQKIADENVFRLVEEQKREKEEALNKILQLEKQLDAKQKLEMEIEELKGKLQVMKHLGDQDDEAIKKKMEEMSTELADKIESLEDMESMNQTLIVKERQSNDELQEARKELIKGLNEMLTGINKTNIGTKRMGDLDEKVFVQVCKKRFVSQEEAGMKAMELCSVWQENVKNSAWHPFKVVRVNDTHESVINEEDEKLKKLKQEWGDEIYSAVETALKEVNEYNPSGGYSVHELWNFKEQRKATLKEVITYIVEHMKQLKRKRG